In Lepidochelys kempii isolate rLepKem1 chromosome 8, rLepKem1.hap2, whole genome shotgun sequence, a single genomic region encodes these proteins:
- the KIF20A gene encoding kinesin-like protein KIF20A: MAQGLLSPQGLLSDEEVTASPLLESTAAEFGSGLRKDLLSDFSAISPSLGESQQAASEDNNGKVKVYLRVRPLKPSELEKQEDQGCVCIENSETLLLRAPQDSFTMRSTARGVGQAVHKFTFTQIFGAEVGQKAFFDETMGEVLKDVLHGQNWLVYTYGITNSGKTHTIQGSSKDGGILPRSLAVIFNSVEDRLYKAMDLKPSLSSEVAWLDSKQVHQEETKKLVLLCGGLREEEVLTPLKKSHSAESQLQAATSASFDSGVGGLSSTSQFANQSSISQLEELGPRWADPDRISLLTGDVQVSIWVSFFEIYNEQIYDLLDTPLPGQYRKRQMLRLCEDQTGSPYVKDLNWINVQDADEAWKLLKLGRKNQSFACTHLNENSSRSHSVFSIRILHLKGSSSEMLPKISELSLCDLAGSERCKNQKSGDRMKEANNINTSLHTLGRCIAALRQNQQSKLKQSVVPFRDSKLTRVFQGFFTGRGRSCMIVNINQCASTYDETLHVAKFSAIASQLVQAPPTKLALPSIQSLIKEHTRRDSRSSGAGSKQEVETDEESDDDVEVSMYDKEDLPRAVEVLWDLLVQERQDRMQLEMRLREELCNEMLEQLQQKEQWCSQHLDTQKELLVELYEDKLSNLKESLTDYYQERIQERDEKIEELEAALQEAKLQSEALERKEQEQPLRRSKRAVAAASTLQQELLEVKAKLEQCQSELNTTTAELHRYQKQLEPPPSAKPLTLDVDRKLEDGQKNVKLLRSELQRLGASLQAAERACCHTTSAGKLREALCTCDDILARQDQTLAELQNNMMLVKLDLRKKATCIAEQYHTVQKLQAPSTSTLKKRFCANRENLQPSQPPGKKPFLHGFLSRSPAHPRMAESSPYSRILRARRSPVLKALPSSKKY, from the exons ATGGCCCAGGGACTCCTCTCCCCGCAGGGGCTGCTCTCTGACGAGGAGGTCACAGCCTCGCCCCTGCTCGAATCCACAGCTGCGGAGTTTGGGTCCGGCCTGCGCAAAGATTTGCTCTCAGATTTCTCTGCTATTTCCCCAAGCCTGGGGGAATCCCAGCAG GCTGCATCTGAGGACAATAATGGGAAAGTGAAGGTGTATCTGAGAGTCCGGCCCCTGAAGCCATCTGAGCTGGAGAAACAGGAGGATCAG GGCTGTGTCTGCATTGAGAATTCAGAGACCCTCCTTCTGAGAGCGCCCCAGGACTCTTTCACCATGCGGAGCACTGCACGGGGGGTAGGCCAGGCTGTGCATAAATTCACCTTCACCCAG atctttggggcagaggtggggcagAAGGCATTCTTTGATGAAACGATGGGCGAAGTGCTAAAGGATGTACTCCATGGGCAGAACTGGCTGGTTTACACCTATGGCATCACCAACTCTGGGAAGACACACACCATCCAGG GGAGCAGCAAAGATGGTGGGATCTTGCCTCGCTCCCTAGCTGTCATCTTTAATAGTGTGGAGGATCGGCTCTACAAGGCTATGGATCTGAAGCCCTCGCTTTCCAGTGAGGTTGCCTGGCTGGACAGCAAACAGGTGCATCAGGAGGAGACCAAGAAGCTGGTCCTGCTGTGCGGGGGGCTGCGGGAG GAGGAAGTGCTGACTCCACTGAAGAAGAGCCACAGTGCAGAGTCCCAGCTCCAGGCTGCCACTAGTGCCAGTTTTGACAGTGGGGTTGGTGGCCTCTCTTCTACCAGTCAGTTTGCCAACCAGTCAAGCATCAGCCAGCTAGAAG agctgggtcctCGCTGGGCTGATCCAGACCGCATCTCGCTCCTCACGGGGGATGTGCAGGTCTCCATCTGGGTCTCCTTCTTTGAGATTTACAATGAGCAGATCTATGACTTGCTGGACACGCCGTTGCCTGGCCAATACCGCAAAAGGCAGATGCTGCGGCTGTGCGAAGACCAGACTGGCAGCCCCTATGTGAAAG ATCTGAACTGGATCAATGTCCAAGATGCTGATGAGGCCTGGAAGCTCCTGAAACTGGGGCGGAAAAACCAGAGCTTTGCCTGCACCCACTTGAATGAGAACTCCAGCCGCAG TCACAGCGTCTTCTCAATTCGGATTCTGCACTTGAAGGGAAGCAGCAGTGAGATGCTCCCCAAAATCAGCGA GTTGTCCCTCTGTGACCTCGCTGGCTCGGAGCGCTGCAAGAACCAGAAAAGCGGGGACCGCATGAAGGAGGCAAATAACATCAACACCTCCCTGCACACGCTCGGCCGCTGCATCGCTGCCCTGCGCCAGAATCAGCAGTCCAA GCTGAAGCAGAGTGTTGTTCCCTTCCGGGACAGCAAGCTGACCCGTGTGTTTCAAGGCTTCTTCACGGGACGTGGGCGTTCCTGCATGATTGTCAACATTAACCAGTGCGCATCTACGTATGATGAGACCCTGCATGTGGCCAAGTTCTCAGCCATAGCCAGCCAG CTTGTTCAAGCACCTCCCACAAAGCTGGCACTACCGTCTATCCAATCATTAATCAAGGAACACACCAGGCGAGACAGTAGGAGTTCAGGGGCAGGCTCAAAGCAAGAAGTGGAGACCGATGAAGAGAGTGACGATGATGTGGAAGTGTCCATGTATGATAAGGAG GACCTTCCGCGAGCGGTGGAGGTCCTGTGGGATCTTCTGGTGCAGGAGCGGCAGGACAGGATGCAGCTGGAAATGCGCCTCCGTGAGGAGCTCTGCAATGAGATGCTAGAGCAGCTGCAACAGAAGGAGCAGTGGTGCAG cCAGCACTTGGACACGCAGAAGGAGTTACTGGTGGAACTGTATGAGGATAAACTGAGCAATCTGAAGGAGTCACTGACTGATTATTACCAGGAGAGGATTCAG GAGCGTGATGAAAAGATTGAAGAGCTGGAGGCTGCTCTGCAGGAGGCAAAGCTACAGTCAGAGGCCCTGGAGAGGAAAGAGCAGGAGCAGCCCCTGCGCAGATCAAAACGAGCAGTAGCAGCTGCATCCACTCTGCAGCAGGAGttgctggaagttaaagccaagCTGGAGCAGTGTCAATCAGAGCTGAACACCACTACTGCAG AGTTGCACAGGTACCAGAAGCAGCTGGAGCCACCTCCTTCTGCCAAACCCCTCACTCTGGATGTGGACAGGAAGCTGGAGGATGGACAAAAG AATGTGAAGCTGCTGCGGTCAGAGCTGCAAAGACTTGGGGCGTCCCTCCAGGCTGCTGAGAGAGCATGTTGTCACACTACAAGTGCAGGAAAACTTCGAGAAGCCCTCTGCACCTGTGATGACATCCTGGCTAGACAG GACCAAACACTGGCGGAGTTGCAAAACAACATGATGTTGGTGAAGCTAGATCTGCGGAAGAAGGCAACCTGTATTGCTGAACAGTACCATACTGTGCAGAAGCTCCAGGCCCCTTCAACATCTACTTTAAAGAAACGCTTCTGTGCTAATAGGGAAAACCTGCAGCCAAGTCAGCCTCCTGGCAAGAAACCCTTCCTGCACGGCTTTCTGTCCCGCTCACCCGCACATCCTCGTATGGCAGAGAGCAGCCCCTATAGCCGTATCCTGCGTGCCCGGCGATCACCAGTACTCAAGGCCCTGCCCTCTAGTAAAAAATATTAA